One part of the Marinobacterium rhizophilum genome encodes these proteins:
- a CDS encoding MarR family winged helix-turn-helix transcriptional regulator: protein MKPRLNEQTIRTWARLVRTETALVDQVQTALKAAGLPPLGWYDVLLELQRAPGGELRQYEIGAQTLLTKYNLSRLVDRLQREALVERHACAEDGRGNLVRITQAGHELLQRIWPVYAAVLETQFENRLTTDEILSLERILNKLA from the coding sequence ATGAAGCCACGATTGAATGAACAGACGATCAGGACCTGGGCCCGGCTGGTGCGCACCGAAACCGCGCTGGTGGACCAGGTGCAGACCGCATTGAAGGCCGCGGGCCTGCCGCCGCTGGGCTGGTACGACGTGCTGCTGGAGTTGCAGCGCGCACCGGGTGGCGAGTTGCGCCAGTATGAAATTGGTGCCCAGACGCTGCTGACGAAATACAACCTGTCCCGCCTGGTCGACCGGCTGCAGCGCGAGGCGCTGGTGGAGCGCCACGCCTGCGCCGAGGATGGCCGCGGCAATCTTGTACGCATTACGCAAGCGGGGCACGAGTTGCTGCAGCGCATCTGGCCGGTCTACGCGGCCGTGCTTGAGACGCAGTTTGAAAATCGCCTCACCACTGATGAAATCCTTAGCCTCGAGCGGATTCTGAACAAGCTGGCATAG
- a CDS encoding C13 family peptidase — protein MNDSPQDPWGQPMTAAPAVPQAPDALEGEQTPESRAQLAPSVSWLCALGHNLRAGAGLALGRSPSVAQLHTGLEQCLLMAFLLLILELGGAYLGTEAPVLFDGYGLNYLGASWLFSLLALLLVTRLAGGTVAGFAPLLVAFLGAALFITLVSQLLWQLALSGSQAWGLFVALLLWQGLVVVRLLRVFAGAGPLRRLVLGGLYSLALFASAWMLPRNDLWYTDASAAEQAAVPMALDVESVFYAQPGLMQQNLAALEPQRPGVTDLYLLALGGFGLEDVFLKEVEFVREQFDRQYDTAGRSVILANNPATVEQYPLASGPNLARGLASVAQKMDTDEDVLFLFMTSHGSRDHRFSLEFGPVELHDLTPEQVRQALDDAGIRWRVILVSSCFSGGFIEALQSPQTLVITAAAADRTSFGCGVDSDFTWFGTAFFKQALPRQPRFIQAFDIARRWVTEKEEREELGASLPQMFVGDAIEQKLESLYQEPGLQAAFSSAQPEPLCDRAVLTCEP, from the coding sequence ATGAATGATTCACCGCAAGACCCCTGGGGACAGCCGATGACCGCTGCGCCGGCCGTGCCGCAAGCGCCGGATGCGCTGGAGGGCGAGCAGACTCCCGAATCGCGGGCTCAGCTGGCGCCGTCTGTTTCCTGGTTGTGCGCCCTGGGGCACAATCTTCGCGCAGGGGCTGGTCTGGCGCTGGGACGCTCGCCGTCGGTGGCGCAACTGCACACCGGGCTGGAGCAATGCCTGCTGATGGCGTTCTTGCTGCTGATTCTGGAGCTCGGTGGCGCCTACCTGGGCACCGAGGCGCCGGTGCTGTTCGATGGTTATGGTCTGAATTACCTGGGCGCCAGCTGGCTGTTCAGCCTGCTGGCGCTGCTGCTGGTGACGCGGCTTGCCGGTGGCACGGTCGCCGGCTTTGCCCCGCTACTGGTGGCGTTTCTTGGCGCGGCCCTGTTTATCACGCTGGTGTCACAGCTGCTGTGGCAACTGGCACTGTCAGGGTCCCAGGCCTGGGGCCTTTTTGTCGCCCTGTTGCTCTGGCAGGGGCTGGTGGTCGTGCGGTTGCTGCGTGTTTTCGCAGGCGCAGGCCCGCTGCGGCGGCTGGTGCTGGGCGGGCTCTACAGCCTGGCGCTGTTTGCCAGTGCCTGGATGCTGCCGCGCAATGACCTCTGGTATACCGATGCGTCCGCCGCCGAACAGGCCGCAGTGCCGATGGCACTGGATGTGGAATCGGTGTTCTATGCCCAGCCAGGCCTGATGCAGCAAAACCTGGCGGCGCTCGAACCGCAGCGCCCCGGCGTAACCGACCTCTACCTGCTGGCACTGGGGGGCTTTGGGCTGGAGGATGTGTTTCTCAAGGAGGTGGAGTTTGTCCGCGAGCAGTTCGACCGCCAGTACGATACCGCCGGCCGCTCGGTCATTTTGGCCAACAACCCGGCCACGGTGGAGCAGTATCCGCTGGCCAGCGGTCCGAATCTTGCGCGGGGGCTGGCCAGCGTGGCGCAGAAAATGGATACGGACGAGGATGTGCTGTTTCTGTTCATGACCTCCCACGGCAGCCGGGACCACCGCTTTTCGCTGGAGTTCGGCCCTGTGGAGCTGCATGACCTGACACCCGAGCAGGTACGCCAGGCGCTGGATGATGCCGGAATTCGCTGGCGCGTGATTCTGGTCTCGAGCTGTTTTTCCGGTGGCTTTATCGAGGCGCTGCAAAGCCCGCAGACGCTGGTTATCACCGCGGCTGCTGCGGATCGAACCTCCTTTGGCTGTGGTGTGGACAGCGACTTTACCTGGTTCGGTACCGCTTTCTTCAAGCAGGCGCTGCCGCGCCAGCCCCGTTTCATTCAGGCCTTCGATATCGCCAGGCGCTGGGTCACCGAGAAGGAAGAGCGTGAAGAGCTTGGCGCCTCGCTGCCGCAGATGTTTGTCGGCGATGCCATCGAAC
- a CDS encoding rhodanese-like domain-containing protein, which yields MNTPINQSVNPPASQPTRAPSYSTITRDALKARLDAGEPTLLVEALPARYYDAEHLPGAINLPHDEIRLLAPSALPDKDASIVVYCASTECQNSSIAAQILAAAGYRNVMEFVEGKAGWLDAGYPMEGTAV from the coding sequence ATGAACACGCCCATCAATCAGTCCGTGAATCCGCCCGCAAGCCAGCCCACCCGTGCGCCCAGCTACAGCACCATCACGCGGGACGCCCTCAAGGCCCGGCTGGACGCCGGCGAGCCCACCCTGCTGGTAGAAGCCCTGCCCGCGCGCTACTACGACGCCGAGCACCTGCCCGGCGCCATCAACCTGCCCCATGACGAAATCCGCCTGCTCGCCCCCAGCGCACTGCCCGACAAGGACGCCAGCATCGTGGTGTACTGCGCCAGCACCGAATGCCAGAACTCCAGTATCGCGGCCCAGATACTGGCCGCTGCCGGCTATCGCAACGTCATGGAGTTCGTCGAAGGCAAAGCCGGCTGGCTGGACGCCGGTTATCCGATGGAAGGCACAGCGGTTTAA
- a CDS encoding D-2-hydroxyacid dehydrogenase, with the protein MHRIVFLDRSTIAPQIRLRRPDFEHGLVEHDHTRPEQVLERLAGATIAITNKVALRADVLEQLPNLRLIAVAATGTDCVDKAYCQRAGIAVTNIRGYAVNTVPEHTFALMLALRRNLVAYRDDVLAGEWQKSGQFCFFNHPIHDLAGARLGIIGEGILGQRVADIARAFGMVPLFATHKGKSGFGRLYTPWEEVLETSDIISLHSPLTPQTHGMIGLAELRAMQRHPLLINTGRGGLVDEAALVQALDEGWISGAGFDVAEGEPPAPDSPLMRIAGRSNVILTPHVAWASDEAQQALADQLMDNIEGFVRGKPRNQV; encoded by the coding sequence ATGCACAGAATCGTATTTCTTGATCGATCGACTATTGCCCCGCAGATTCGCCTGCGCCGCCCGGATTTCGAGCACGGGCTGGTGGAGCACGATCATACCCGTCCAGAACAGGTCCTCGAGCGACTGGCCGGTGCCACCATAGCGATCACCAACAAGGTGGCACTGCGGGCCGATGTGCTCGAACAGCTCCCGAACCTGCGCCTGATTGCGGTGGCCGCCACCGGCACGGACTGCGTAGACAAGGCCTATTGCCAGCGCGCCGGTATCGCCGTCACGAATATCCGGGGTTATGCGGTGAATACGGTGCCCGAGCATACCTTCGCGCTGATGCTGGCATTGCGGCGCAACCTGGTGGCGTACCGGGACGATGTGCTTGCCGGTGAGTGGCAGAAATCGGGCCAGTTCTGTTTCTTTAACCACCCGATCCACGACCTTGCCGGTGCGAGGCTTGGCATCATCGGTGAGGGTATTCTGGGCCAGCGTGTTGCCGACATCGCCCGTGCCTTCGGCATGGTACCGCTGTTCGCGACACACAAGGGCAAGAGCGGCTTTGGTCGGCTCTATACGCCCTGGGAGGAGGTGCTTGAAACGAGCGACATTATCAGTCTGCACAGCCCGCTCACGCCTCAAACCCATGGCATGATCGGCCTGGCGGAATTACGCGCCATGCAGCGGCATCCATTGCTGATCAATACTGGTCGGGGGGGGCTGGTGGATGAAGCGGCACTGGTGCAAGCACTGGATGAGGGCTGGATCAGTGGCGCCGGTTTTGACGTGGCCGAGGGGGAACCCCCAGCGCCGGATAGTCCGCTTATGCGAATAGCCGGCCGTTCGAATGTCATTCTCACACCCCATGTCGCCTGGGCTTCCGATGAAGCCCAGCAGGCGCTGGCCGACCAACTGATGGACAATATCGAGGGCTTTGTCAGGGGCAAGCCGCGCAACCAGGTGTAA